One part of the Halopenitus persicus genome encodes these proteins:
- a CDS encoding ABC transporter ATP-binding protein, producing the protein MLETRSLTKAYDETVALRDVDFAAEDGEFVSVVGPSGCGKSTLLRVLAGLESGFDGTASVDGTPVNAGGSDDVGVVFQDPRLLPWATVRENVRLGFEESVADDRVDELIARVGLDGFETALPEELSGGMAQRVALARGLAYEPQALLLDEPFSALDALTKVEQQEFLLDVRDDVDATVVLVTHDVEEAVYLADRVVVLGGQPGTVVANVDVPLDRPRDRTDGQLIETRERVTDALGL; encoded by the coding sequence ATGCTCGAAACGCGCTCGCTCACCAAGGCGTACGACGAGACGGTCGCGCTCCGCGACGTCGATTTCGCGGCCGAGGACGGCGAGTTCGTCTCGGTCGTCGGTCCCTCCGGCTGTGGCAAGAGCACGCTGCTGCGCGTGCTCGCCGGCCTCGAGTCCGGGTTCGACGGCACGGCGTCGGTCGACGGAACGCCCGTGAACGCCGGCGGCAGCGACGACGTGGGCGTGGTCTTTCAGGATCCCCGTCTGCTCCCGTGGGCGACCGTCCGGGAGAACGTCAGGCTCGGCTTCGAGGAGTCGGTCGCCGACGACCGCGTCGACGAACTGATCGCCCGCGTCGGGCTGGACGGCTTCGAGACGGCGCTTCCCGAGGAGCTCTCGGGCGGAATGGCCCAACGCGTCGCGCTCGCACGGGGGCTGGCCTACGAGCCGCAGGCCCTCCTCCTCGACGAACCGTTCAGCGCGCTCGACGCGCTGACGAAGGTCGAGCAACAGGAGTTCCTGCTCGACGTCCGGGACGACGTCGACGCGACCGTCGTGCTCGTCACCCACGACGTCGAGGAGGCGGTCTACCTCGCGGACCGGGTCGTCGTGCTCGGCGGCCAGCCCGGCACCGTCGTCGCGAACGTGGACGTCCCCCTGGATCGACCCCGGGACCGGACCGACGGGCAGCTGATCGAGACTCGTGAACGGGTCACCGACGCGCTCGGGCTGTGA
- a CDS encoding ABC transporter permease has translation MATVEDHDGATAAGERLATWLRDHTPATPGSPRSVLGFVVPGLLVVCWHFLVAGGVFQPHQLPAPTTVLTTFVAMGASGELWGHLSVTIQRVAFGVLFGVSAGIAFGTLTGLFGLANDLLDPLLQSLKNIPSLAWVPLFLLWFGIGESAKVTLIALGAFFPVYLNLSTGIQGIDEDLLEVVAVYDVGRFETLRRVVFPAALPSLLVGVRGGVGLAWMFVVAAELIAASQGLGFLLSDGRVLARPDIIVGSILLFAFLGNLSDIGVKALQKRLVYWG, from the coding sequence ATGGCGACGGTCGAGGACCACGACGGCGCGACCGCGGCCGGGGAACGCCTGGCGACGTGGCTCCGCGACCACACGCCGGCCACACCGGGCTCCCCGCGCAGCGTGCTCGGATTCGTCGTGCCCGGGCTGCTGGTGGTCTGCTGGCACTTCCTCGTGGCCGGGGGAGTCTTCCAACCGCACCAGCTGCCCGCCCCGACGACCGTCCTGACGACCTTCGTGGCGATGGGCGCCTCCGGCGAGCTGTGGGGTCACCTCAGCGTCACGATCCAGCGCGTCGCGTTCGGCGTGCTCTTCGGCGTGAGCGCCGGGATCGCCTTCGGGACGCTCACCGGACTGTTCGGGCTCGCGAACGATCTCCTGGATCCGCTCCTCCAGAGCCTGAAGAACATCCCCTCGCTGGCGTGGGTTCCGCTGTTTCTCCTGTGGTTCGGCATCGGCGAGAGCGCGAAGGTGACGCTCATCGCGCTGGGCGCGTTCTTCCCGGTGTACCTCAACCTCTCGACGGGGATTCAGGGGATCGACGAGGACCTACTCGAGGTCGTGGCGGTCTACGACGTCGGCCGGTTCGAGACGCTTCGCCGCGTCGTCTTCCCTGCGGCCCTCCCGAGCCTGCTGGTCGGCGTTCGAGGCGGGGTCGGACTGGCGTGGATGTTCGTGGTCGCGGCCGAACTGATCGCCGCGAGCCAGGGGCTGGGCTTTTTGTTGAGCGACGGTCGGGTGCTCGCACGCCCCGACATCATCGTCGGGTCGATCCTGCTGTTCGCGTTCCTCGGGAACCTCTCCGACATCGGCGTGAAGGCGCTCCAGAAGCGGCTCGTCTACTGGGGGTAA